One part of the Anguilla anguilla isolate fAngAng1 chromosome 11, fAngAng1.pri, whole genome shotgun sequence genome encodes these proteins:
- the LOC118208054 gene encoding leukocyte immunoglobulin-like receptor subfamily A member 4, producing the protein MKLGTMFFLLYATTLVFFGFQKAAQSGPAVRLTANPPWPDVFRGETITLSCQVIESEGWTFVWTRHRQGGLRQLSASISNSSELVLSVVSERQSGMYQCEAVKGNERAFSNIHTITVSADRPQAVIVTDPPATVMFTGETVSLACDIRNGPGWRYSWSRNTQGRLESLYARSTESQQKHILHSVRESDNGEYLCQGERGQNPVIQSSPGSFLLHVSGEKPRPVITQNPPSGEMYTGERVTLSCGFCGEPAGWEYLWYKDTLRHTVPNTDSSRTDGSSFTISSAALAHSGEYRCRAARGRKPFYSDYSDPLTLEISVLPQTYLFVQSGLTDVFPTETVTLRCVSQGSSTDWMYKWYRDGRELPVDKANSSSVNGDTYTILSADQSHAGLYTCRGELTRRASVHSLIGSSAALTIRALPQAVVSLDEGWMGVFITKGTLAMRCELQGFTSADWNYTWYRDGTQISLNHTGERHTVGFWDSSSDGEYRCSGNRTDRPYYSLISEGFMPSHIIYRAVENVVRICVGVAVLLFLSIIVNPAFWRWVSRRKVVHSGEELADQTDHT; encoded by the exons ATGAAGCTGGGCACCATGTTCTTTCTGCTTT ATGCAACAACACTggtgttttttggttttcagaaAG ctgcacagtcagGTCCTGCTGTTCGTCTGACTGCTAATCCTCCATGGCCAGATGTGTTCCGAGGAGAGACAATTACTCTCAGCTGTCAGGTTATTGAATCTGAGGGGTGGACATTTGTGTGGACCAGACACAGACAGGGTGGTCTAAGACAACTTTCAGCCTCCATCAGTAATAGCTCCGAGTTGGTCCTGAGTgttgtgagtgagagacagagcggaATGTATCAGTGTGAAGCTGTAAAAGGAAATGAGCGAGCTTTCAGTAACATCCATACCATAACAGTCTCTG CTGATCGTCCTCAGGCTGTCATAGTCACAGATCCCCCAGCCACAGTGATGTTCACAGGAGAAACTGTTAGCTTAGCTTGTGACATCAGGAATGGGCCTGGCTGGAGATATTCATGGAGCAGAAACACCCAGGGAAGATTAGAGAGCCTCTATGCCCGCAGTACCGAAAGCCAACAAAAGCACATCCTGCACTCTGTAAGAGAGTCAGACAATGGAGAGTACTTGTGTCAAGGTGAACGAGGACAAAACCCTGTGATCCAGTCTTCCCCTGGATCATTTCTGTTACATGTGTCTG GGGAAAAGCCAAGGCCTGTTATTACACAGAATCCCCCCAGTGGAGAAAtgtacacaggagagagagtcaccCTGAGCTGTGGGTTTTGTGGAGAGCCTGCTGGGTGGGAGTATCTCTGGTACAAAGACACTCTGAGAcacactgtgcccaacactgacagcagcaggactgaTGGGTCTAGTTTCACCatcagctctgctgctctggcccacAGTGGAGAGTACCGCTGTAGAGCTGCAAGAGGAAGAAAACCTTTTTACTCAGACTACAGTGATCCTCTGACTTTAGAAATATCTG taTTACCTCAAACATATCTGTTTGTACAGTCTGGATTGACAGACGtcttccccactgaaacagtgactctgagaTGTGTAAGTCAGGGCAGCTCTACAGACTGGatgtataaatggtacagagatggacgggAGCTTCCTGTAGACAAAGCTAACTcgagcagtgtaaatggagacacatacacaatcctctctgctgatcagtcacatgctggactgtacacctgcagaggagaacttacaaggagagcatctgtacactctctgattggcagctctgcCGCATTGACTATACGag CTTTGCCTCAGGCGGTAGTGAGCTTGGATGAAGGATGGATGGGGGTCTTCATCACTAAAGGCACTCTAGCAATGAGGTGTGAGCTTCAGGGCTTTACTTCTGCTGACTGGAACTACACGTGGTACAGAGACGGAACACAGATCTCACTAAACCACACTGGAGAGAGGCACACAGTGGGATTCTGGGATAGCTCCTCTGATGGTGAATATAGATGTAGTgggaacaggacagacagaccgtACTACTCCCTCATCAGTGAAGGCTTCATGCCGAGCCATATCA TTTACCGTGCTGTGGAGAACGTGGTTCGGATCTGTGTGGGCGTGGCAGTCCTCCTCTTTCTGTCAATCATTGTGAATCCAGCCTTCTGGAGATGGGTATCACGCCGGAAAGTGGTGCACAGTGGGGAGGAACTGGCTGACCAAACTGACCATACCTGA
- the LOC118208058 gene encoding hemicentin-1-like, which translates to MYKWYRDGQELPVDKANSSSVNGDTYTILSADQSHAGLYTCRGELTRRASVHSLIGSSANLSVQALPQAQLTVQSGWTDVFLNETVILRCVIQSNSTEWMYKWYRDGWELPVDMADSSSVNGDTYTILSADQSHAGLYTCRGAHTRRASVHSLVSSSAALSVRGGKAKPVITQNPPSRAMYTGERVTLSCGFEGDPAGWEYLWYKDPLRHTVPNTDSSRTDGSSFTITTAALANSGEAALQSGSINGTEMDGSFL; encoded by the exons atgtataaatggtacagagatggacagGAGCTTCCTGTAGACAAGGCTAACTcgagcagtgtaaatggagacacatacacaatcctctctgctgatcagtcacatgctggactgtacacctgcagaggagaacttacaaggagagcatctgtacactctctgattggcagctctgctAATTTGAGTGTTCAAg CTCTCCCACAAGCTCAGCTGACCGTGCAGTCTGGATGGACAGACGTCTTCCTCAATGAAACAGTGATTCTGAGGTGTGTAATTCAGAGCAACTCTACAGAGTGGatgtataaatggtacagagatggatgggagcttcctgtagacatggctgactccagcagtgtaaatggagacacatacacaatcctctctgctgatcagtcacatgctggactgtacacctgcagaggagcACATACAAGGAGAgcatctgtacactctctgGTTAGCAGCTCTGCCGCATTGAGTGTACGAG GGGGAAAAGCAAAACCTGTTATTACACAGAATCCCCCCAGTAGAGCGAtgtacacaggagagagagtcaccCTGAGCTGTGGGTTTGAGGGAGATCCTGCTGGCTGGGAGTATCTCTGGTACAAAGACCcactgagacacactgtgcccaacactgacagcagcaggactgaTGGGTCCAGTTTCACCATCACCACTGCTGCTCTGGCAAACAGTGGAGA GGCAGCTCTGCAGAGTGGAagtataaatggtacagagatggacgggAGCTTCCTGTAG